GGCCTCGACGAGAAGATGGTCTCCTCGAACGTCCGGGTGTGGCGCCGCTTCCGCAAGCACAAGATGGCCATGGCCGCCGGCGCCTTGCTGATCGTCATGTACCTGGTGATGCTCCTCGCGAGCTTCATCGCCCCGTACACCGACGCCACCGAGCACCGCACCCTCTCGCTGGCTCCGCCCACCCCCATCCACGTCGTGCACGAGGGCAAGTTCATCGGGCCCTTCGTCTACAACGCGGTTCGCCACTTCGATCCCGAGACCAAGCTCATGAGCTACCGGGAGGATCGCAGCAAGCCCTACCGCTTCCAGCTCTTCGCGAAGGGCGACAAGCACAAGCTGCTCTGGGCTATCCCGACCGAGCGTCACCTGTTCGGTGTCGAGACGCCGGGCAACGTCTTCCTCTTCGGCACGGACCAGATGGGGCGCGACCTGTTGAGCCGCATCCTTTACGGGTCGCGGGTGTCGTTGACCGTCGGCATCATCGCCATGGCGATCTACATCCCCATCGGTCTGACGGTGGGCGGCGTCGCGGGCTACTTCGGCGGCTGGGTGGACAACGTCCTGATGCGCATCGTCGAGGCCCTGATGGCCTTCCCCTCGTTCTACCTGCTCTTGGCCCTGTTCGCGGCGACCCAGAAGTGGGAGATCACCTCGATCCAGCGCTACATCGTCATCACGGCAATCTTGAGTTTGCTCGCATGGACGGGCCTGGCCCGCGTCATCCGGGGCATGGTGCTCTCGATCAAGCAGAACGAGTACATCGAGGCCTCGCGGGCCGCGGGCGCCGGCAGCTGGTGGATCATCACCAAGCACGTCCTGCCGCAGACCTCGACCTGGGTCATCATCAGCGCCTCGCTGTCGGTCCCGAGCTTCATCCTGAGCGAGTCGGCGCTGTCCATGCTGGGCGTGGGCGTGCAGGAGCCCGCGGCGAGCTGGGGCAACATGCTTAACCAGGCGCTCGACATCCCGAGCCTGACCCTCTACCCCTGGCTGACGTTGCCCGGCTTCTTCATCACGATCGCGATCGTGGCCTTCAACTTCCTGGGCGACGGCCTGCGCGACGCGTTCGATACCAAGCGCCGAGTCTAATCCCGAGCGCCGAGTCCAAGCGACCCAAGTTCTTCGGCGCTTCCCCTCTCGATAACCCCTCCTCGCCTCCTTAGCATGGGAGACCGGGGAGGGGTTGCGTCATGAAGGCACGTTCATGCTCCGGTTTGCTCGGCATGGCGGTGGGGGTGGTGGCGCTCGGCGGCTGCTCCGAGCCCGAGCCGACGACCTACGTCTTCCGCCAGGCTCCGCCGATCCTTTCGACGGGCACGAGCCAGGCCACGACGAGCGTCGGGGTGCTGACGGGCAAGATCTACCTCGCCGACAGCGAGGACATCGACCCCGCCACGGGCCTGCCCAAGGGGTATCGGCTCCTTGATGGCGAGGCCAAGGTGTCGGTGAGGGTGACGACCACCCGCAGGACGCTGACAGGGACCGTGAGCGAGGGCGGCTACCGGGTGTCGGGGGTGCCCGTGGGGGTGCCGCTCGAGGTGACGGCGGGCCGTACCGGGGCGGTCTCGAAGACCCAGGCCTACACCATGCCGCCGAGCGGCCAGGGTCGCCTGAGCTTCGCCTACGTGGGGGGATCGGGGGACAGCTACCTGGTCGGACCGCCGGCCTACGCGGTGCCGACGGTCAAGAGCGGTAAGTAGGCCGGGTCCGTCTCTAAGCAGGTCGGTGTGAAACTAACCGTCCGCTTGATTCCCCGCCCCCCGGTGGGGCGGGGCTAGGGTGAACGTCTAACGAAACTGTTTCATCAAGCCGCTTACAGCGGCCACCACAACACATGCCTGGTCTTGTTAGATGCGAGGGGTGGGGGGATATGATCAGGTCCCTCACGAAGGCATGAGGAACTTGATCATATCCCCCCACCCCCGACCCCGCCCCACCGGGGGGCGGGGAGGACGCAGGCAGACATTTTGATTCAGGCAATACGTGCTTAGGGCTTGGCGGTGCCCAGCGAGTCCAGCATCTCCGAGATGCGCTGCTTGGTCCCGGCGTCGGTGGCGAGCAGCTGCGCCTTGGTCCACTCGACGCGGGCCGCGTCGTTCTTGCCCTCGGAGCTCAGGACGACCCCCAGGTTGAGGTGGGCCTGCAGGTGGTCGGGGTACTTCGCGATGACGGCCTCGAAGGCCTGCTTGGCATCGGCGGAGCGGTCCATGTGGAAGAGAGAGGTGCCGTAATCGACCCGCACGTTGGCGTCGTCCGGCTGGATCGCAAGCGAGCGGGAGTAGGCGTCGGCGGCCTCGGGATAGCGCTTGAGGTCGTAGTAGGTGTTGCCCAGCAGCGTCAGGATCGCGGCGTCCTTGGGGTTGGCCTTGGCGGCGGCCTCGAGCTGGGGCAGGGCCTGGGTCGAGGCGTCCTGGGGCTGCGGGCCGTGGTCGAAGATGCTCAGCAGCGGCACGAGCGAGCTGATCAGGACGGCTGCGGCGAGGATGCCGATGCCGATGCGCACCACCCAGTTGCGCTTCCTGGCGGGGATCTCCTCGTTGAGCTGGGGGGCGCGCCGAACGACCTTCTGTTTCAAAACCGTGATTCCCTGATTCCTTGATGATGAGCGGTTCCGGGCCCATTCTACACGCCCTTGCGCCGTTCCGCCATGGCTTCTTGTTCAAGAAGCAAGCTTTCCCTTAACATGACGATAACCTATCAACAATCCCCCCCCACGGAGGTGCAAGTGCTCGCCAATCCCCAGCGCTCGAAGCGTATCGCCCCTCTCAGGACCGCGCTGCTGCGCGGCATGCTGGCCGTGCTTGGGCTGAGCGCGCTGACGGGCCTCGTGGGCTGCGCAGGGGGACCCGTGGGGGCGCCGAGCGCGCGCGGGGCCGCCTCGTTCGGGATCCTGGGCGCGATCCCCTACCACCGGATCGATCCGGTGCCGCTCCATGCGCCCCGCTTCCCGGCCTGGGTCGTCGCTCACCGCGGCTTCTCGAGCCGGTTTCCTGAGAACACCGTCGCGTCGTTCCGAGCGGCGGCCGAGTTCGGCGCGGACATGGTGGAGCTCGACGTGCAGCTGACCAAGGATCGCCAGCTGGTGGTGATGCACGACGCCAAGGTCGATCGCACCACCAGCGGCAAGGGCGAGGTCAAGGACCTGAAATTCGCGCAGATCCGGGCCCTGGACGCGGGCGGCAAGTTCAAGCCCGAGTTCGCCGGCCTGCAGGTGCCGACCCTCGAGGAGTCGCTGGACGCGGTGCGGGGCAAGGCCATGCTCAACATCGAGGTGAAGGGCTGCAAGGACGCCGAGGACCGCGCCTTCATGGCCAGCGAGATCAACCGCCTGGTCGAGCAGCGGGCCTACCTCGACCACGTGCAGGTGATGTCCTTCGACAGCGCCTTCATGCAGGAGATGCGCCGGCAGAATCCCCGCATGAGCCTCGCCCTGCTGGGCCTGGTGGACCCGCTCGACTCGCGCCTGTCCCGGGCCGTGAAGCTCAAGATGGACGGCCTGAACCTGATGCTCGCCATGCTCGACTCGGGCGACGTCGATGAGATCCAGAAGGCCGGCCTCAGGGTCAACGTCTGGACGGTCAACAAGCAGAAGACCATGCGCAAGGCCCTGGGGCGCGGGGTGAACGGCCTCATCACCAACTACCCGGACGTGGCCGCCGCCGCCATGGACGCCCACTTCAACGGCAAGCCCATGCGCCTGATGCAGGACGGCGAGGACCAGACCGAGTCGTAACCTGCCAGGCTTGATTCCCCGCCTTCGCCACAAGGAACTTGATTTTATCCCCCCACCCCCGACCCCGCCCCACCGAGGGGCGGGGAGGATTCAAGGGGGTCAGGTCGGCCGCTCCTTTTTCATGCTCGCCTGATACGTCACGACCACCTCGCCATGCGCCGGGATCGTCGGGGTGAACCTTGCCTGGGTGCTCGAGAGCTTCTCGAAGGGAATCGAGCTGCTGGTGATGGTCCAGTCGCCGCTCATCTGCTCGATGAGCTCGACGGTGACCGGCGCGTCCTGTTCGTTGCGAAGGGTGATCCGGTAGGAGGTCTCCTGGGTGGTGTCGGTCGTGCGGTAATCGGTCTGCACGCGCTTGGAAGTGACGTCGAAGGCCTCCCCCAGGTCCAGGATGAGGTCCTGCTCGGTCGGGGTGTCGGGGATGCGCGGCTCGCCCGCGATCGCGAGCCTGTCCTGGGCGTCCGGGGTGTAGACGGCGACCTTGCCGCGGGGGATGGGCATGCCGAGCCCCGAGGCGGCCGTGTTCTTGATCGTCAGCCTGATGCGGGCCTTCTGGGGCAGCTCCGGCTCGGTGATCCGGTAGAAGGCCACGTGGCTCTCCACCCGGAACTTCCGTGAAATCGTCACCTGGTCCCGCTCCGCGAGCCTGAGGCGCTCCTCGGCGCCGCGCGAAAGGTTCAGCGGCTCGCTCAGCACGTACTGGTAGCGCGCGGCGTAGGGCTCGGCCACGACCCCCTGGCTCACCTCGGCGTAGGCCCGGCCGCCTCCGGCCATCAGGGGCATGGGGGCGAAGTGCTCTTTGCGGGTGACGTCCCCCGCCACCAGGGTCACCCGGGCGTCCCGGTAGGCGGCGTCCGAGCGGTTGGTGATGGCCGCCCAGTGCGTCCAGGCCCCACGGGTCTGGAGCCGGTCGGTGACGAGGGTGTACTCGCTCTGCCAGCCCAGCTGGTTGGCGACGTACGAGGCGGTGGCCACGCCGCTCCAGGCGCTTGCGAGCGAGGCGATCCACTCCATGGTGGGGTCGGTCGCGAGGTCCGCGCGAGGGGGCAGGGCGACCTTGCCGGGCGGCTCGGGGTAGATCGTGTCGCCGATCTTGTAGACCGGCCCCGAGTCGGTCATCAGGAGGGTGGCCTGCAAGGAGCCCGTGCCCTCCTTCGGGATGATCTCGACGAGGCTGCCGTGGTACTGATCCAGCAGCTTGTCGCGCGTCTTGAGGTCGTACCGGAAGCGCCGCGCGTCCACCCGGGCCGGCACCTGGAGGTAGGCGTTGCGGCCGTCGGTCTGGCCGGGGACCCCGGGGAAGCGGATGATCTGGTCGCCCGCCGCCAGCCTGACGGACCGCGCGTCGGTGACCAGCGCCCACTGGTCGCCGTACAGGGTGAGCGAAAGGGTGGCCGAGGCGTGGGGAGCCTGCTGCACGGGCAGGCCCCCCCAGTTCAGGGCGGCGACCTCCCACGGCGCTCCCGGACCCTTGCAGCCAAAGAGGATGCTCAGGCTCGCGGCGACGCCGATTGCCGCGCCGAACGTCCGGTTCTTCACGGACCGCCTCCTTTTGCTCTTCGTGGACGAGCCCTGTTCTAGCCCGAAGCCGGGCCCCGGTAAACGGATGCTCTTTCGCCCCTGCGGTGCGCGAAGCCCGTTTCGGCGCCCCTCCGGCGGCCGCATGGAGAAAGCCCTTGGGCGTCGTGCTGGTGCTATAGTGGAAGGGCGGCATGGCGCTCGGCGCCTGGGATGCGGCCGCAACCGAGCGATGAAAGCCGATGCCCATGTGGAGTACCGCTCTGCTCTTCGCCCTGATGATCGCTGCAGGCTACGCCTTTCGCCGCCTGCGCCTGGTGGGCCCCGACGCGACCCGCGACATCAACCAGCTGGTCCTCAACTTCTGCCTTCCCGTCCTGGTCTTCCTCTCCCTTCACCACGCCACCCTGTCGTGGTCGTACGCGGTCATCCCGGCGATCGCCTGGTTCTCGATCCTGCTCGGCGCCGGCGCCGGCTGGGTGATCGCGCGCCTGGGTCGCCTCTCGAAGGCCCAGGCAGGGGCGGTCATGCTGCTCATGGCCTTCGGCAACACCGCCTTCATCGGCTATCCCGTCCTCTCCGCGCTTTACGGGCCTGATCACCTGACCGTCGGCATCTTCTACGATCAGCTCGGCACCTCGGTCCTGCTCAACACGCTCGGGATCGCGATCGCGAGCGGCGCAAGCGGCGCGTCGGTCCGGCCGCTCGAGCTGGTTCGCAAGCTCTTGGCCTTCCCGCCCCTCTACGCCCTGGTCCTGGGCTTCGCGCTGCACGGCGTTTCGATCGCTCCCTGGCTGGAGGGCGCCCTGCTGCGGGTCGCCGACATGACGACGCCGCTCATCATGTTCTCCCTGGGCCTCGCGATCCGGCCGGGCAACTGGCGCCAGGACTCGCACCTGGTCGGAGCGGTGGTGCTGGTGCGGCTGGTCCTCGTCCCGCTGGCGGTCCTCGCGGCGGCGAGGCTCTTCGGCTTGCCGCCGGCCTTCCTGCAGGCCTCGGTGCTGCAGGCGGCCATGCCGGCCATGCTGTCGTGCCTGTCGATCGCGGTGATCTACGGGCTGGACGTGGTGTTCGTCGTGAACGGCCTGATGGCGACCCTGTTCTGCGGCCTGGTGACCCTGCCCGTCTGGTACTGGCTGCTGGGGCTTTGAGCACGCCCTCTCAAATCTGCTAGGATGGTGAAAACAGGCGGTGGCCGCGATTTCCCGCGCCTGTGTCGATCCGCACCGTGCTTGAAGGAGCCCCCATGTCCGCAGCCGAAGACCGTGCCCGCTTTGCCCGTGACCTCCGCACGTCGGTGGGGGGCATGTTCCTCACGGTGGTGGCCTACAGCGCGATCGTCGTCTGGCTGTGGAAGGTCGCGCCCGCCGCGCAGAACCCGACCCTCAACCTCCTCGAGGTCGTCTTCCTCGTGGTGGCCAACGCCCTGTTGCTCGCGGGCTTCATCTACTGGCGCAAGCTGCCCACCAAGAAGATGAAGGAGCTTCCCGCCCGCAAGTTCGGCAAGGCAGAGCGCGAGCCGGGCCCCACCCCGCGCGCGATCGCCCTGCGCACGCAGACCTTCATCGTGGCGGCCATGCTAGAGGCCCCCGCCGTCCTCGGCCTGGTCCTGCACGCGATGGGGGCCCCCACGTCCCACTCGCTGACCTACATCGGCGCGAGCGCCCTCGGCGTGCTCTGGCTCTGGATCGCCATCCCCGCCAAGGCGCAAGAGGTCCTCGCTTGAGCCGCCCGCTCAAGTTCCTGCACGTCGCCGACCTCCACCTGGGCGCCACCCCGTACCACCACGAGGAGCGCAGCAAGGACTTCTTCCGCGCGCTGCACCACGTCGTCGTCCGCTACGGGGTGGAGGAGGGCGTGGACTTCGTCGTGATCGCCGGCGATCTCTTCGACAAGCGCAACATCGAGCCGCGGGTCCTGACCCAGGCGACCGTCGTCTTCAAGGAGCTCAAGGAGGCGGGGATCCCGGTCTTCGCCATCGAGGGCAACCACGACCGCTCGGGCCACGCGAGCCAGGTCACCTGGCTGCGCTACCTGTCGGACTGGGGCTGGTTCCGCCTGCTCGAGCCCGAGCACCAGGAGGACGGCAGCATCGTGCTGAACCCCTGGAGCGACGAGGAGCACCACGGGGGCTACCTGGACTTCAAGGGCGTGAGGATCGTGGGATCCAGGTGGTACGGGGCCACCACCGCCGCGGTCATCAAGCCGCTGGCGGACGCCATCGCGCGGCTTCCCGGCGATCCCTACACCCTCCTGATGTTCCACACGGGGCTGGACGGCTACCTCGACCACTACTCGGGCGGCGTCACCCACCACCAGCTCAAGCCCTTCAAGGAGGCCGGCGTCCACTACCTGGCGCTCGGCCACATCCACAAGCGCTACGAGGAGTCGGGCTGGATCTACAACCCGGGCAGCCTGGAGGCCGCCAACGTGGGCGAGTACCGCGAGGAGCGCGGGGCCTACCTGGTCGAGATCGACCCCGAGGCGCGCACCCACGTCGCCACCCACATCACCGACTACCCTTCGCGCCCCTTCCACCGCCTGAAGCTGGACGTGAGTCCCTTCGCCTCGCCCGAGGAGACGATGGAGGCGATCGAGGCCCACCTGAGGCGCGAGTGGCCGCGGTGCAAGCCCAAGTGGCCCACCGACGAGACGGTCGCCAAGCCCGTGGTGGAGCTGACCCTCCACGGGACCCTCGGCTTCAAGCGCCACGAGCTGGACCTGGACGCGGTCGCTCAGCTCATCGTCGCGCACTGCGATCCCTTGCTGCCCCGCGTGAAGTACGACGCCATCCCCGCCGAGTACGCGGTGGCGCCGGGGGCGGCCATCGGCATGGACCGAAAGGAGCTGGAGCGCCAGGTGGTCAAGGACCTGGTGAGCCGGGATGCGCGCTACCAGCCCAGGGCCGAGGCCTACGGCCAGGTCGTGCTCTCCCTGAAGCAGCAGGCGATCGCAGGGGCGCCCCCCGCCGAGATCGCCTCGTACCTGACCCGGGCCCTGTCGGAGCTCGGTTAATGAACGCCATGGCTTCGCCGGCGATCACCCCCCCTTGCGTCCCCCCCATCGAGGGGGGGAAAGGGTTATAAGATGCACATCGTCTCGGTCGAGCTGGAGAACATCAAGCGGTACACCCACGACCGCTTCGAGTTCATGCTGGGCACCAACGCCATCTCCGGGCCCAACGGCGCGGGCAAGTCCACCATCCTCGAAGCCATCGGCTTCGCCCTCTTCGACAGCCTCCCCTACAAGAAGGAGGACTTCCTGCGCCGGGGCGCGACGACGGGCACCGTGCGGGTGACCTTCGAGTCCGGGGTGGACGAGCGCGAGTACACGGTCGTCCGCAACACCAAGTCCACCTACTACGTCTACGACCCCGCGACCAAGACCCGCGTGGCCGAGCAGAAGACGGACGTGCTCGCCTGGCTGCGCGAGCACCTGGGGGTCGCGCCCGACACCGACCTGGACGAGTTCTTCCGCACCACCATCGGCGTGCCGCAGGGCACCTTCACCGCGGTCTTCATGGACACCGCCACGCGCCGCAAGGCCGTGTTCGACCGCATCCTGAGGGTCGAGGAGTACCGCCAGTCCTCGGATGCCCTCAAGGAGACGCTGCAGCACTTCCAGGGCCGGATCAACGAGGCCGACAAGGAGCTTGCGGGCTACCAGGGACGCCTCCTGCGCATGCCGGACCTCGAGGTGCAGCAGGCCCAGCTCGAGACCGAGCAGCGCTCGACCGAGGAGCGCCTCTCGCGCGCCACCAAGGAGCTCGCCCTCTATCAGGGGCGCCTCGTCGAGGTGGACGCCCTGGAGAAGGCAATCGCCCAGGATCGGCGCGACCTCGAGACCCTCGGGACCAGGCGCGATTACGCCCGCAAGGAGCGCGACGCGGCCCAGGCGCGCGTCGGCGAGGCCGAGCGCGCCATGAGCGAGCGCAAGGCCCTCGAAGGCGATTACCGGGCGTATCAGGCCGCGGAGAAGGACCTCACCGCGCTTCAAGCCGATCTCAAGGCCCGTGACGCCCTCAGGTCCGAGCGCGCCGGGGTGCAGCGCAAGCTGGACGAGGCGACCTTCGCGCTGCAGACCCTCGCGTCGCGCTTGACGGCGCTCGAAAAGGACGCCGAGGCCCGCGAGGCCCTGCGGCCCCAGGTCGAGGCCCAGGCGAGGCACGAGGCGGCGCTCTCGGACCTCAAGGCCAAGCTCTTGGAACTCAAGGCCCTCGAAGAGCGCCTCGCGCGGACCCGCGCCGAGCATGCCACCTGGGCCGAGCGCCTGAGCAAGATCGAGGCCGAGCTCGGCGCCATCGACGCACTCGCCGAGGCGCCCCTTCGCGTCGCGACCCTGGAGGCCTCGCTCAAGGAGCAGGAAGCGTTGCTTGCGGCATTTCGCGAGGCCGAGTTGCAGCGCAAGGAGCGCGAGAGCCGCCGCAAGCTGCTCGAGGAGGAGGCCGCCAGGGAGCGCCGCGCCGTCACGGCCCACGCCGCGACCCTGGCCGAGAAGGAGCCGCTGCGCAAGATCGCTGCTCAGCTCGACGCCCTGACCGAGCAGGGGCAGGCCCTGCGCGATCGCCTCTCGTTGGTGGAGGCCGAGCTTGCGCGCGATCGCCAGGCTTCGACCCAGTTCCAGGCCGGCAACCTGTGCCCCATCCTCAACGTCGGCTGCCCCATCCTCGAAGGCCAGTCGCCCGAGGCTTACTACCAAGACGTCATCGCCCAGGGCGAGGCCAAGGCCAAGGCCCTGGGCGCGGAGATCCTGGACCTGCGCAGGCGCTGGAAAGAGGCGAGCGACGCGAGCAAGCAGGTCGCCACGCTCGACGGCGTGCGCTTGCAGCACGACGAGGCCAAGCTCGCGCTCGAAAAGCACGAGGCGGCGCTCGCCGCTCTGGCCAAGGCGGACGCCGCCGTCGCGGGCGCTTCGGCCGAGGGCGAGGCGCTTTCGCGCGCCATCGCGACGGCCCGCGAGGCCTTGACCAAGGCCCAGGCCGAGGCGGGGCGCTACGCCCAGCGCGAGGGCCTCGCCACCCAGCGCGACGCCGTGGTCAAGGAGCAGGCCGATCGCCGCTCGGCCATCGAGGCCGACGAAGCGGCGGCCAAGGCCCACGGCGCGCTCGCCGAGCGTCTCGCTGCCGTCGAGCAGGAGCTTGTACAGCTGGGGGATCCCCGCTCGCGCGACCGGGCCCTGGAGCGCGCGATCGCCGAGCGCCCCCGGCTCGAGGCCGAGCGTTCCGCTCAGGCCACCGCGGCTCGGGAGCAGACCGCTGCGCTTTCGGCCCTGGACGAGCGCCTTTTGCCCTTCGCCGAACTCGACACGCGCCTGCTGCAAGCGGGCGATCGCAAGAAGGCGTCGGAGGCGGGTTACCAGCGTTACCTCGCGGTGGCCGGTGTCGCCGACGAGCTTGCGGCTCGCCATCAGGCCCACCGGGACGCGCTTTCGCGTCTCGAGGCGATCGAAGGTGAGCTTGCGGCCCTTGCTTCCACTTCGAGCGAGCGCAGTGCCGCCTACCAGGCCGAGGAGCACGCGAGCCTGCGCGAGCGGGTCGAGGGCCTCAAGGCCGAGGCGATCCGCTTCGAGCAGGCGGTGGGCTTTCTCGTGCAGCAGCTGGAGCGCACCCGAGCGGAGATGCGCGAGCTCTCCCGGGTGCAGGAGGAGATGAAGGAGGCGATCGCCGCGCGCGAGCGCCTGGTGGCCGATGCGTCCTTCGTCGAGTTCGCCCGTGGCACCCTCAAGGAGGCGGGCCCCTTCATCACCGAGGCCTACCTCATGACCATCTCGCTGGAGGCCGACCGCCTCTTCCGCGAGATCACGGGCCACCACCAGGTGCATCTGCGCTGGAGCAACGACTACGAGATCCTGCTCGAGGAGGAGGGACGCGATCGCCCCTTCAACAACCTCTCGGGCGGCGAGCAGATGGCCGCGGCCCTCTCGGTTCGCCTCGCCCTCCTCAAGGAGACCTCGAGCGTGGACATGGCCTTCTTCGACGAGCCGACCACCAACATGGACGAGAACCGGCGCAGCAACCTCGCGCACCAGATCGGCGAGATCAGGACGTTCAAGCAGCTGTTCGTGATCAGCCACGACGACACCTTCGAGCAGTGGACGGATCACGTGGTCCGGGTGGCCGAGCGATAGCACGCAACCGAGCCAAGTCCCACCTTTTCGGCGTGTGACCTTGCTCACCCCCTGAAAACCGTCGCTTCTTCGGAGGTGCGGGTCAGGGGCTGTTTTGGGCGGCGAAGAACGGGCAAGCGCAAAGCGCCCGCCGACAGGGCCACCTGGGCGAAACGCACGTACGGGCCCCAGGGTGTCCCGTGTTAAAAAATGGGCATCGAAAGTTCACCACTGGCCCACGAACTCACCTGAACCGATTCGCAGGATGGATTTCCTCTCAATGAACGAAGATTTCACGTCGTGAAGCGTGCCGGTGGTCTCGCCTCTGATCAATCGGGGCGAATGAGAAGGAAGGATGGGAACGGTATGCGCGTGAATCACCTCAACGGTCTTCTGCTCGGTCTCGCCCTCGTCACCGCCAGCGGTTGCAGCACCGCGCCCACCGCGGCCCCTGCCGCCCCGAACCCCGTGGTCCACCCGGTCCAGCAGCTCGAGCCCGCCGGCGCAGTGCCGGCGCAGGTCGCCCCCGCACCGCTGGCGGCTTCTCCCTGCAACCCCTGCGACGGCGTCGGGGCCTACGGCGCCCCCTACGGTCCCTACGGAGGTGCCCCGTACTACCCCTACACGGGCATTCCCCTGCCCGGCTACGCCACCTTCTTCGACCCGTTCGCCGTCCCGGTCGTCGACAACATCTCGAGCAACGTCTCCCCCTCCAACGTCGTCCAGGACTCGAGCATCAGCATCACCGGCAACAACAACACGGTGATCATCAAGCAGGGCGGCCGCGGCGGCGGGCGAATCGACGGCCTGGACGTGACCGTCGACGGCAACGGGAACACGGTCGAGGTCAAGCAGGGTCGCGATCGCAAGAATAACGACAAACCGGTCTAATCGGCGAATTTTTCTCGCGCGCAGGGGGCGGACTTGGTCCGCCCCCTGCGCTTTTTTCATCGAGCGAGCAGGGGTCGAAGTAAGCGACCGAAATCCCTGCCATCGCAGCTGTGAGCTTGCTCACGCCGGGGAAACCCGTGCTTATCCGGAAAGACGGATGCCGGGCCGATTTCATCCCCCGAGATCGATCAAGCGTGAAGCGCCTGGTGACAGGCCCGCTTAGGCGAAACGCACGTATGGGTGATCTGCTCTCCCGTGATAAAAATTGACCATCGAAAGTTTGATGACCGGCTCAGTCGATCAAATGAATCCCGAGATTGAAGCGAAGTCCTCTTAACTCACCCGGATTTCCCGCCGAGAAACGTGCCGGTTATCTCGCCTCGGTTCGAGCGAGGCGAACGTGAAGGAAGGATGGGAACGGTATGCGCATGAACCACTTCAACGGTCTTCTGCTTGGTCTCGCCCTCGTCGCCGCCAGCGGTTGCAGCACCGCGCCCACCGCGGCCCCTGCCAACCCGGCCCCGGTCCTGCCGGTCCAGCCCGCCGGCGGTCAGCCCGTGCAGCAGCTGGCGCCGGTGGACCCCTGCCCGCAGCCGGTCGCCCCCGCACCGCTGGCGGCCGATCCCTGCAACCCCTGCGACGGCATCGGAGGCTACGGCGCCCCCTACGGTCCCTACGGCGGCGCTCCGTACTATCCCTACGGGGCGGGCCTCAGCACCGTCTTCTTCGATCCCTTCGCCTTCAACTCGGTGGTCCTCGATACGGTCGTCGTCCAAGACGACGTGAGGCCCAACAACGTCATCCGCGACACGGACGTCACCATCACGGGCAACCGCAACCAGGTCGTCTTCAACCAGGGTGGGCACGGCGGGAGCCGGATCGACAACCTGGGCGTCACGATCGACGGCAACAACAACTCGGTCAAGATCAAGCAGGGTGCTCGCCGCAAGTAACCCCGGAGCCCGTTTTTTCGAGGCGTGCCTCCACGAGAGAAGGAAAGACTGAATGCGAATGAACGCTTATCACGGTCTGGTGGTCGGCCTCACGGCCGCGATGGTCACGGTCGGCGGTTGCAGCACCGCGCCGAGCGCTCCGGCCGAGCCGGCTCGACCGGATCCGGCCCCGATCCTGCCGAACGGCGGCCAGCCGATGCAGCAGGTGGCTCCGCCCGTGTCGGATCCCTGCCCTCAGCCCCCCGTGGCGCAGACGACCGATCCCTGCCCGCAGCCGCTGCCCCCGGCGCCGCTCGCGACGAACCCCTGCAACCCCTGCGACGGCATCGGCGGCTACGGTCCCTACGGCGCCCCCTACGGCCCCTACGGGTACGGCGGCTACCCCTTCTTCGCGAACGCCATCCCCTTCTTCTTCGACGATGTCGTCGTCTTCGACGACGACCACCGGCCGCACCGTCGTAACCGGGATCGCGACCACAACGGCCACGGGAACGGCGGCGGATCGAACCACGGTGGCGGCTGGCAGGGCGGTGGTGGATCGAGCGGAGACGGCTGGCACGGCGGCGGCGATCGCCCGGGCCGCGGCGAGGGTCGCGGGAGCGGGCGAGGCGAAGGCCGCGGCGCTCGGCGCTAGACAGGCATCATCGAGAGCTGGCCTCGCCCATCCCATCCGGCGAGCTAGGCGAGCGCCCCCCG
Above is a window of Pantanalinema sp. DNA encoding:
- a CDS encoding exonuclease SbcCD subunit D; this encodes MSRPLKFLHVADLHLGATPYHHEERSKDFFRALHHVVVRYGVEEGVDFVVIAGDLFDKRNIEPRVLTQATVVFKELKEAGIPVFAIEGNHDRSGHASQVTWLRYLSDWGWFRLLEPEHQEDGSIVLNPWSDEEHHGGYLDFKGVRIVGSRWYGATTAAVIKPLADAIARLPGDPYTLLMFHTGLDGYLDHYSGGVTHHQLKPFKEAGVHYLALGHIHKRYEESGWIYNPGSLEAANVGEYREERGAYLVEIDPEARTHVATHITDYPSRPFHRLKLDVSPFASPEETMEAIEAHLRREWPRCKPKWPTDETVAKPVVELTLHGTLGFKRHELDLDAVAQLIVAHCDPLLPRVKYDAIPAEYAVAPGAAIGMDRKELERQVVKDLVSRDARYQPRAEAYGQVVLSLKQQAIAGAPPAEIASYLTRALSELG
- a CDS encoding ABC transporter permease, producing MSALTQTANNATQAEKDGLDEKMVSSNVRVWRRFRKHKMAMAAGALLIVMYLVMLLASFIAPYTDATEHRTLSLAPPTPIHVVHEGKFIGPFVYNAVRHFDPETKLMSYREDRSKPYRFQLFAKGDKHKLLWAIPTERHLFGVETPGNVFLFGTDQMGRDLLSRILYGSRVSLTVGIIAMAIYIPIGLTVGGVAGYFGGWVDNVLMRIVEALMAFPSFYLLLALFAATQKWEITSIQRYIVITAILSLLAWTGLARVIRGMVLSIKQNEYIEASRAAGAGSWWIITKHVLPQTSTWVIISASLSVPSFILSESALSMLGVGVQEPAASWGNMLNQALDIPSLTLYPWLTLPGFFITIAIVAFNFLGDGLRDAFDTKRRV
- a CDS encoding glycerophosphodiester phosphodiesterase family protein, translated to MLANPQRSKRIAPLRTALLRGMLAVLGLSALTGLVGCAGGPVGAPSARGAASFGILGAIPYHRIDPVPLHAPRFPAWVVAHRGFSSRFPENTVASFRAAAEFGADMVELDVQLTKDRQLVVMHDAKVDRTTSGKGEVKDLKFAQIRALDAGGKFKPEFAGLQVPTLEESLDAVRGKAMLNIEVKGCKDAEDRAFMASEINRLVEQRAYLDHVQVMSFDSAFMQEMRRQNPRMSLALLGLVDPLDSRLSRAVKLKMDGLNLMLAMLDSGDVDEIQKAGLRVNVWTVNKQKTMRKALGRGVNGLITNYPDVAAAAMDAHFNGKPMRLMQDGEDQTES
- a CDS encoding AEC family transporter gives rise to the protein MWSTALLFALMIAAGYAFRRLRLVGPDATRDINQLVLNFCLPVLVFLSLHHATLSWSYAVIPAIAWFSILLGAGAGWVIARLGRLSKAQAGAVMLLMAFGNTAFIGYPVLSALYGPDHLTVGIFYDQLGTSVLLNTLGIAIASGASGASVRPLELVRKLLAFPPLYALVLGFALHGVSIAPWLEGALLRVADMTTPLIMFSLGLAIRPGNWRQDSHLVGAVVLVRLVLVPLAVLAAARLFGLPPAFLQASVLQAAMPAMLSCLSIAVIYGLDVVFVVNGLMATLFCGLVTLPVWYWLLGL
- a CDS encoding tetratricopeptide repeat protein, with protein sequence MKQKVVRRAPQLNEEIPARKRNWVVRIGIGILAAAVLISSLVPLLSIFDHGPQPQDASTQALPQLEAAAKANPKDAAILTLLGNTYYDLKRYPEAADAYSRSLAIQPDDANVRVDYGTSLFHMDRSADAKQAFEAVIAKYPDHLQAHLNLGVVLSSEGKNDAARVEWTKAQLLATDAGTKQRISEMLDSLGTAKP